GAGGAGAACAACTACTTCGGGTTCGGAACCGAAGTCGACGTCGAGCACGTGCAGGGGCACGCCTACCTGAAGCAGCGCACGTTCGCCGGCCCCGTGCCCGACGCACACGACCCGCAGGCCCCACTGCCCTCGGCCAAGGTCCTGGGCGGGCCGCGCGGGCGCGCCAAGGCGTTCCGGCCGGCGAGCGTGGTGAACATCTCGGCGATGAGCTTCGGATCGCTCTCCGGCGCGGCCGTCACGGCGCTCAACAAGGGCGCCGCACTGGCGGGCACGATGCACAACACCGGCGAGGGCGGCCTCTCGCCGTACCACCGCAACGGCGGCGACCTCGTCCTTCAGATCGGTACGGCGTACTTCGGCTGCCGCAACGAGGACGGCAGCTTCAACCTCGACAAGCTCAAGGACGTGGTCGCCGGCGCCCCGGTCAAGGCGATAGAGATCAAGCTCTCCCAGGGCGCCAAGCCGGGGCTGGGCGGAATGCTGCCGGGCGCGAAGGTGACCCCTGAGATCGCCGGGATCCGCGGCATACCGGTCGGCAAGGACTGCGCCTCCCCGTCGCGGCACACCGCGTTCAGCGACGTCGACTCGATGCTCGACTTCGTCGAGTTGCTCGCCACCGAGACCGGTCTGCCGGTCGGGGTCAAGAGCGCCGTCGGAGAGATGGGCTTCTGGCAGGAGCTGGCCACGCTGATGGCGCGTGGTGACCGTGGTGTCGACTTCGTGACCATCGACGGGGGTGAGGGCGGCACCGGGGCGGCGCCGCGGATCTTCGCCGACTCGATGTCGCTGCCGTTCCGGATGGGCTTCTCCCGGGTCTACGGCACCTTCGCCGAGCTGGGGCTGACCGACGACCTGACCTTCATCGGCTCCGGCAAGCTCGGTCTGCCCGAGAACGCCGCGGTCGCCTTCGCCCTGGGCGCCGACATGATCAACGTGGCCCGTGAGGCGATGCTGTCCATCGGCTGCATCCAGTCGCAGAAGTGCCACACCGACACGTGTCCCACCGGCATAGCCACCCAGAACCCGTGGTTGGCCCGCGGTCTCGACCCCGCCTCGAAGGCCACCCGGGCCGCTGTCTACCTGCGCACCCTGCGCAAGGAGCTGATGAAGGTTTCGGCGGCCGTCGGCGTCGCCCACCCGGCACTCATCACAGCCACCGACATCGAGATCATGAACGGCGACTACGAGGCCCGTACCCTGGCCGGCGTCTACGGCTACAAGGACGGCTGGGGCGAGCTCGGCCCGCACCTCGCCGACGAGATCACGGCACTGCTCACCACCAAACCGACCGCCGTCCACAAGCCGACCGTCTGACGCGCCGACAGCGACAAGCACCGCACCGCACCGCGCTCAAGGCTGCCGTGAGCGGCGCAGGAGCGTGGCACCAGCCGGTTTCGCCCTCACCCACCCACCTGCCCTTACCCCACGACCAGTCCGTGCCGAGGCGATGACAACATGACCGAAGAAGTGAGATTCAAGAGCGTCGTCGGCCCCGAACTGGCCGGGACGATCGACCTGCCGGAAGGCGAGGTCCGGGGCTGGGGAATCTTCGTCCACGGTTTCACACTCGGCAAGAACTCGCCGGCCGCCTCGCGTGTCAGCAAGCAACTGGCACGCGAGGGGATCGGGATGCTGCGCTACGACAACCTCGGGATCGGAGACTCCGACGGCGACTGGGGGGACGGTTCCTTCACCATAAAGGTCCAGGACACCGTCCGGGCAGCGACTTTGATGGCAGAGCGAGGAACTCCAGCAGACCTGCTGGTGGGGCACTCGTGGGGAGGCGCCGCCGCCATCGCCGCAGCGGCCGAGGCAACCGGCGTCCGCGCGGTCGCCACCATCGGGGCGCCTGCCGAACCCAGCCACGTCGAAAGACAGTACGACGCGGTCATGGAACGCGTTCTCAGCGAGGGATCGCACGACTGGTTCGTCGGCGGCAGGACCCTGGTCCTCAAACGTGCCTTCGTCGACGACGTCCACCAAGCTCGCCTACGCGAGCGGATTCGCGAGTTGCACCTGCCGCTACTCGTCATGCATTCGCCTACCGACAACACCGTCGACATCGCCAACGCCGGGGAGATCTTCAGCGAGGCACGACACCCGCGAAGCTTCGTCTCGCTCGAAGGAGCAGACCATCTCCTGACCGCACGAGGACAAGCGCAGCGAGCCGCTCACATCATCAGCGCCTGGGCCGACCAGTACATCCACAGGTCACGGCCCGGCGGAAAAGAAAGGTGAGGTGGCTACTGAACGCTTCTCATCCCGTGGTTCGCGGGTGAGGGCGGCGGCTGGTCAGAGTCCGTAACACGGCACGAGGGCAACACGCTGCCAGAGCAGGCGTCTTGGGCACACCGCACTTCTCCGGCTGATCCTCGGCCTTCTCGGCGTTCTTCCCGGCCAGATCGGGCATCGTCACCGGGCCTGTCGCGACCGGCGTGGGTGCGCCCTTCCCGAAAGTGTCGCGCCCGGCCAGCGCCGGCACCCCGCGAGTATGAGCGCTCAGTCGCCGGAGTGCCGTTGCCGTCCTCTTCCTCCTGGCCCGTCCGCGTGCTTGCCTGACCACTTGCCGCCCTTGTCGCCACCGTGCTCCGGCCCGGGTGACGTCCTGGCGGACAAAGGGGCAGGCGATGGCGCCGTGGCCGGGGTCCGACCGGCGGGTGTCGATGCGATGCGAGTGGGTGAGGGAGAGGCCGGAGACGCAGGCGCCGTGGCACCTGAATTCAACGAGGCTCCGAGGGCCGTAGCCCCGGCGAACAGCGCGAAGCCGACGCCGGCGAGAACGGCTTTGGAGGCCAGTTTGCGGCGACCGCTGGGGCGGGAGTGCGTGCCGCCGCGGGATTGACCGGCGTGCAGGGCGGGAGGCGGCGGAATTGCCGGAGTGGGCATGAGGGTGGTGCCGTCGCGCTCGGCCGGTCGTGGTGTCCCGTTCTGCGCGGCGAGCCAGGCGGCTGCCTGCTCGGCGGTGGGCCGGTGGGCCGGGTCCTTCGCGAGCATGTGCAGCACGTAGTCGGAGAGCGGCTGCGGTATGCCGGGGCGCAGCCGGTCGGGCGGTGC
Above is a genomic segment from Streptomyces fodineus containing:
- a CDS encoding FMN-binding glutamate synthase family protein; amino-acid sequence: MHARRIGAAAATAVALLAARDLIQKRHALLRNFPVIGHARYLLETIGPELRQYIVTSNEEERPFSRDQRTWIYASAKEENNYFGFGTEVDVEHVQGHAYLKQRTFAGPVPDAHDPQAPLPSAKVLGGPRGRAKAFRPASVVNISAMSFGSLSGAAVTALNKGAALAGTMHNTGEGGLSPYHRNGGDLVLQIGTAYFGCRNEDGSFNLDKLKDVVAGAPVKAIEIKLSQGAKPGLGGMLPGAKVTPEIAGIRGIPVGKDCASPSRHTAFSDVDSMLDFVELLATETGLPVGVKSAVGEMGFWQELATLMARGDRGVDFVTIDGGEGGTGAAPRIFADSMSLPFRMGFSRVYGTFAELGLTDDLTFIGSGKLGLPENAAVAFALGADMINVAREAMLSIGCIQSQKCHTDTCPTGIATQNPWLARGLDPASKATRAAVYLRTLRKELMKVSAAVGVAHPALITATDIEIMNGDYEARTLAGVYGYKDGWGELGPHLADEITALLTTKPTAVHKPTV
- a CDS encoding alpha/beta hydrolase family protein; this encodes MTEEVRFKSVVGPELAGTIDLPEGEVRGWGIFVHGFTLGKNSPAASRVSKQLAREGIGMLRYDNLGIGDSDGDWGDGSFTIKVQDTVRAATLMAERGTPADLLVGHSWGGAAAIAAAAEATGVRAVATIGAPAEPSHVERQYDAVMERVLSEGSHDWFVGGRTLVLKRAFVDDVHQARLRERIRELHLPLLVMHSPTDNTVDIANAGEIFSEARHPRSFVSLEGADHLLTARGQAQRAAHIISAWADQYIHRSRPGGKER